In Arthrobacter sp. QXT-31, one genomic interval encodes:
- a CDS encoding methylenetetrahydrofolate reductase, translating into MSPPSLIETHPNLSDTAPVALSYELFPPRSPAAAETLWTTIREIEATDPDYVSVTYGASGSNRDTAVELVNRLVLETTLRPLAHLTCVGNTPTELAEIIGELLDAGVRGILALRGDLPKDSDAPVNGSLRYAQDLIELIRRVEQRRSALLCAGKVAVGVAAYPTRHPESPSEAHDVEVLLAKQRSGADFAITQVFFHTQQYADLVTRARRAGVTIPIIPGVMPLTSLRRLKRLGELTGVEPAPELIERMAAADSDAERLRIGVNATVDLANAALDAGAPGLHIYTFNEHQSALEVLDKLSLARPARPSGRLNTLARRQLAS; encoded by the coding sequence ATGTCACCACCAAGCCTTATTGAAACACATCCAAATCTTTCCGACACCGCGCCGGTGGCGCTCTCCTATGAGCTCTTTCCGCCCCGTTCGCCCGCTGCCGCCGAGACCCTGTGGACCACCATCAGGGAAATCGAGGCCACGGACCCCGACTACGTGTCGGTCACGTACGGTGCCAGCGGATCCAACCGGGACACCGCCGTCGAGCTGGTCAACCGTTTGGTGCTGGAGACCACCCTGCGCCCGCTTGCCCACCTGACGTGTGTTGGCAACACGCCGACCGAGCTCGCGGAAATCATCGGTGAACTGCTCGACGCCGGCGTCCGCGGCATCCTCGCCCTCCGCGGCGACCTGCCCAAGGACAGCGACGCACCGGTCAACGGTTCGCTGCGGTACGCGCAGGACCTGATCGAGCTCATCCGCCGGGTGGAGCAGCGGCGTTCGGCCCTGCTGTGCGCCGGCAAGGTTGCCGTCGGCGTGGCTGCCTACCCCACGCGGCACCCGGAATCGCCCAGCGAAGCCCATGACGTCGAGGTGCTGCTCGCCAAGCAGCGCTCGGGTGCCGACTTCGCGATCACCCAGGTGTTCTTCCATACGCAGCAGTACGCGGACCTCGTGACGAGGGCCCGCAGGGCCGGTGTCACCATTCCCATCATTCCCGGTGTCATGCCGCTGACGAGCCTGCGGAGGCTCAAGCGGCTCGGCGAGTTGACCGGCGTCGAACCCGCACCGGAGCTCATCGAGCGGATGGCGGCGGCGGATAGCGACGCCGAACGGCTGCGCATCGGCGTCAACGCAACCGTAGACCTGGCCAATGCAGCCCTGGACGCCGGCGCGCCTGGACTCCATATCTACACGTTCAACGAACACCAGAGCGCGCTGGAAGTGCTGGACAAGCTGTCGCTT